In a single window of the Flavivirga spongiicola genome:
- the rplJ gene encoding 50S ribosomal protein L10 has product MTRQEKSQVIEELTVQLADNANIYLADISGLNAGNTSDLRRACFKAGVKLAVVKNTLLEKAMEASDKEFGELPTVLKGNTSVMYSETGNAPAKVIKTFRKKSEKPLLKGAFIEEAVYIGDDQLDMLVDIKSKEELIGEIVGLLQSPAKNVISALKSGGGTIAGIIKTLSEKEG; this is encoded by the coding sequence ATGACAAGACAAGAAAAATCACAAGTAATCGAAGAATTAACTGTACAATTAGCCGATAATGCTAACATTTATTTAGCAGATATATCAGGATTAAATGCAGGTAATACTTCAGATTTACGTCGCGCTTGTTTTAAAGCAGGCGTTAAGTTAGCAGTAGTAAAAAACACATTACTTGAAAAAGCAATGGAAGCTTCAGATAAAGAATTTGGAGAGCTTCCTACAGTTTTAAAAGGTAATACTTCAGTCATGTATTCTGAAACTGGAAACGCTCCAGCTAAAGTAATTAAAACCTTTAGAAAAAAATCAGAAAAGCCTTTATTAAAAGGAGCATTCATTGAGGAAGCAGTTTATATTGGTGATGATCAATTAGACATGTTAGTAGATATCAAGTCTAAAGAAGAGTTGATAGGAGAGATTGTTGGATTATTACAATCGCCTGCTAAAAACGTTATTTCTGCACTTAAATCAGGTGGAGGAACTATTGCTGGTATCATTAAAACACTATCTGAAAAAGAAGGATAG
- a CDS encoding alpha-amylase, giving the protein MKIRERLLKFILPICLLLIGCSTEKLLDDQLSKEQSPDVQLLKSVSSKAVTASNLKPIGSGVMMQAFYWDVPAGGNWWNTIEGKVQDWSNAGIDAIWLPPASKAQNGAFSMGYDPFDYFDFGQYNQMGSIETRFGSEDELKTLIASAHNAKLSVIADIVINHNSGGQSEINPVNNQSNWTKFTPLSGKFNRDYNDFHPNHNHGNDTGVFGGFPDLCHHQVRVQNELWKNPESVAKYYKNTMGFDGWRFDYVKGFEPWVVKDWKNEVGGFAVGEYWDGNAGTLDWWTGQAEVSAFDFACYYRMKDAFDGNNLNKLNDDMLWKRNSTRAVTFVSNHDTNEIYHGKMLAYAYILTHEGYPTIFYRDYEEWLNKERLNNLIWIHNNLAGGSTNILYTDNDEYISKRNGHNNSGIVVYLNNADSWQERWIETNWSNTKIKDYTGHSNWEPITQAGRWVKIQVPPKSYSVWAPK; this is encoded by the coding sequence ATGAAAATTCGTGAAAGATTATTGAAATTTATCTTACCAATATGCTTATTGCTTATTGGGTGTTCTACAGAAAAACTATTAGATGATCAACTATCTAAAGAACAATCACCAGATGTACAACTCTTAAAATCTGTATCGTCTAAGGCTGTTACAGCTAGTAATTTAAAACCAATAGGTTCTGGTGTTATGATGCAAGCATTTTATTGGGATGTTCCCGCCGGTGGAAACTGGTGGAATACAATAGAAGGAAAAGTTCAAGACTGGAGTAATGCAGGTATTGATGCTATTTGGTTACCACCTGCATCAAAAGCACAAAATGGAGCCTTTTCTATGGGATACGATCCATTTGATTATTTTGATTTTGGTCAATACAACCAAATGGGGAGTATAGAAACACGCTTTGGGTCTGAAGATGAGTTGAAAACGCTGATAGCCTCTGCTCATAATGCTAAGTTAAGTGTTATTGCAGATATAGTGATTAATCATAATAGTGGAGGACAGAGCGAAATAAACCCTGTGAATAATCAGAGCAACTGGACTAAGTTTACGCCACTATCTGGAAAATTTAATAGAGATTACAATGATTTTCATCCTAATCACAATCACGGAAATGATACTGGAGTTTTTGGTGGTTTTCCAGATTTATGCCATCACCAAGTTAGAGTGCAAAATGAATTGTGGAAAAATCCAGAATCAGTAGCAAAGTATTACAAAAACACTATGGGTTTTGATGGTTGGAGATTTGACTATGTAAAGGGATTTGAACCTTGGGTTGTAAAAGATTGGAAAAATGAAGTAGGAGGTTTTGCTGTAGGCGAGTATTGGGATGGAAATGCGGGAACTTTAGATTGGTGGACTGGACAAGCTGAGGTTAGTGCATTTGATTTTGCATGCTATTACAGAATGAAAGATGCATTTGATGGCAACAATTTAAACAAATTAAATGATGATATGCTATGGAAGCGTAACTCAACAAGAGCTGTCACTTTTGTTTCTAACCATGATACTAACGAAATTTATCATGGTAAAATGTTGGCTTATGCTTATATATTAACACATGAAGGTTATCCAACTATTTTTTATAGAGATTATGAAGAGTGGTTAAATAAAGAACGATTAAATAATTTAATATGGATTCATAATAATTTAGCAGGAGGAAGTACTAATATATTATATACAGATAATGATGAATATATATCTAAAAGAAACGGACATAATAATTCAGGTATTGTAGTTTATTTAAATAATGCTGATTCTTGGCAAGAACGTTGGATAGAGACTAATTGGTCTAATACAAAAATTAAGGATTATACTGGGCATTCAAATTGGGAGCCTATAACCCAAGCAGGGCGATGGGTAAAAATACAAGTGCCTCCAAAGAGTTACTCAGTTTGGGCACCAAAATAA
- the rpsU gene encoding 30S ribosomal protein S21, with the protein MLIIPIKEGENIDRALKRFKRKFDKTGTKRQLQTRKQFNKPSVLRRAQIQKAQYIQGLRDAEDI; encoded by the coding sequence ATGTTAATAATACCGATTAAAGAAGGAGAAAATATAGATAGAGCGTTAAAGCGTTTTAAAAGAAAGTTTGATAAAACTGGAACTAAACGTCAGTTACAAACTCGTAAACAGTTTAACAAACCTTCCGTATTACGTAGAGCGCAGATTCAAAAAGCTCAGTACATACAAGGATTAAGAGATGCAGAAGATATTTAA
- the nusG gene encoding transcription termination/antitermination protein NusG, giving the protein MSEVSEKKWYVVRAVSGQENKIKTYIENEIARLGLQDYVDQVLVPTERVIQIRNGKKIHKEKVFFPGYIMVQANLTGEVPHIIRSVTNVIGFLGETKGGDPVPLRQSEVNRMLGKVDELSVEETANVAIPFTKGETVKVIDGPFNGFDGTIEKINEEKRKLEVMVKIFGRKTPLELSYMQVEKV; this is encoded by the coding sequence ATGTCAGAAGTAAGCGAAAAAAAATGGTACGTTGTTAGAGCCGTAAGTGGTCAGGAAAATAAGATTAAAACTTATATCGAGAATGAAATAGCTCGATTAGGTCTTCAAGATTATGTTGATCAAGTGCTAGTTCCTACAGAACGAGTGATCCAAATTAGAAATGGAAAAAAAATCCATAAGGAAAAAGTGTTTTTCCCTGGGTATATAATGGTTCAAGCTAATTTAACTGGAGAAGTACCTCATATAATACGTTCGGTTACTAACGTCATTGGATTTTTAGGTGAAACTAAAGGAGGGGATCCTGTTCCACTTAGACAATCTGAAGTAAACAGAATGTTAGGTAAGGTTGATGAGTTATCTGTAGAAGAAACTGCAAATGTAGCCATACCATTTACTAAAGGAGAAACAGTAAAAGTTATAGATGGGCCATTTAATGGATTTGATGGTACCATTGAAAAGATAAATGAAGAAAAGCGTAAGCTAGAAGTAATGGTGAAGATTTTTGGAAGAAAAACACCGTTAGAATTAAGCTATATGCAAGTAGAAAAAGTATAA
- the rplA gene encoding 50S ribosomal protein L1, producing MARLTKKQKEAAAKIEKGKIYSVEEASALIKEITNTKFDASVDLAVRLGVDPRKANQMVRGVVSLPHGTGKDVKVLALVTPDKEAEAKEAGADYVGLDEYLDKIKSGWTDVDVIITMPSVMGKLGPLGRVLGPRGLMPNPKTGTVTMDVAKAVTEVKAGKIDFKVDKTGIVHAAIGKASFSADKIAGNANELLQMLMKLKPTSAKGIYVKSIFMSSTMSPSVAVDPKIG from the coding sequence ATGGCAAGATTAACAAAAAAGCAAAAAGAAGCTGCAGCGAAAATAGAAAAAGGAAAAATTTATTCTGTTGAAGAAGCATCAGCATTAATAAAGGAAATTACCAATACAAAGTTTGATGCGTCAGTAGATTTAGCTGTACGTTTAGGAGTAGATCCAAGAAAAGCGAACCAAATGGTAAGAGGTGTTGTATCTCTTCCTCATGGTACTGGTAAAGATGTAAAAGTATTAGCATTAGTAACACCAGATAAAGAAGCAGAAGCTAAAGAAGCTGGTGCAGATTACGTTGGTTTAGATGAGTACCTTGATAAAATCAAGAGTGGTTGGACAGATGTAGATGTTATTATTACTATGCCAAGTGTTATGGGTAAATTAGGTCCTTTAGGACGTGTATTAGGTCCTCGCGGTTTAATGCCTAACCCAAAGACAGGTACAGTAACTATGGATGTTGCTAAAGCTGTAACAGAAGTAAAAGCTGGTAAAATTGATTTTAAAGTTGATAAAACTGGTATTGTACACGCTGCGATAGGAAAAGCATCATTTAGTGCTGATAAAATTGCAGGGAACGCAAATGAATTATTACAAATGTTAATGAAACTTAAGCCAACTTCAGCAAAAGGAATTTATGTAAAAAGCATTTTTATGTCTTCTACAATGAGTCCTAGTGTTGCTGTTGATCCTAAGATTGGTTAA
- the rplK gene encoding 50S ribosomal protein L11, which translates to MAKELGKVVKLQVRGGAANPSPPVGPALGAAGVNIMEFCKQFNARTQDKPGKVLPVVISVYKDKSFDFVIKTPPAAVQLLEAAKVKKGSGEPNRKKVAKVSWDQVKTIAEDKMVDLNAFTIQSAMKMVAGTARSMGITVTGQFPN; encoded by the coding sequence ATGGCAAAAGAATTAGGTAAAGTAGTTAAGTTACAAGTTCGGGGAGGTGCTGCGAATCCGTCGCCACCGGTTGGACCCGCTTTAGGAGCTGCAGGTGTTAACATCATGGAGTTCTGTAAGCAATTCAATGCTAGAACCCAAGATAAACCAGGTAAAGTATTACCAGTGGTTATATCTGTTTACAAAGACAAATCGTTTGACTTTGTAATAAAAACTCCACCAGCAGCAGTTCAATTATTAGAAGCGGCTAAGGTGAAGAAAGGTTCTGGAGAGCCAAACCGAAAAAAAGTAGCTAAAGTTTCGTGGGATCAGGTTAAAACCATCGCTGAAGACAAAATGGTAGATTTAAATGCATTTACTATCCAATCTGCAATGAAAATGGTAGCTGGTACTGCAAGATCAATGGGTATAACCGTAACAGGGCAATTCCCTAATTAA
- the rpoB gene encoding DNA-directed RNA polymerase subunit beta: MLSTQAERLNFSSIVNRTEYPDFLDIQIKSFQDFFQLETKSEERGDEGLYNTFMENFPITDSRNQFVLEFLDYFVDPPRYAIDECIERGLTYSVPLKARLKLYCTDPEHEDFETIVQDVYLGTIPYMTPSGTFCINGAERVVVSQLHRSPGVFFGQSFHANGTKLYSARVIPFKGSWIEFATDINQVMYAYIDRKKKLPVTTLFRAIGFERDKDILEIFDLAEEVKVSKSGLKKYLGRKLAARVLNTWHEDFVDEDTGEVVSIERNEIVLDRDTILDKENVEEIIGADVKTILLHKESAEQGDYAIIHNTLQKDPTNSEKEAVEHIYRQLRNAEPPDEETARGIIDKLFFSDQRYSLGEVGRYRMNKKLQLDIGMDKQVLTKEDIITIIKYLIELINSKAEIDDIDHLSNRRVRTVGEQLSQQFGVGLARMARTIRERMNVRDNEVFTPIDLINAKTLSSVINSFFGTNQLSQFMDQTNPLAEITHKRRLSALGPGGLSRERAGFEVRDVHYTHYGRLCPIETPEGPNIGLISSLSVYAKVNSMGFIETPYRKVTEGVVDIGNEPTYLSAEEEEEKLIAQATVEVDDDGKILHDKVIARMEGDFPVIDPNELHYTDVAPNQISSISASLIPFLEHDDANRALMGSNMMRQAVPLLRVDAPIVGTGLERQVASDSRVLINAEGNGEVLYVDANEIKIKYDRTEDEAKVSFDSDIKVYQLVKFRKTNQGTSINLKPIVVKGDIVTKGQVLCEGYATQKGELALGRNMKVAFMPWKGYNFEDAIVISEKVVREDIFTSIHIDEYSLEVRDTKLGNEELTNDIPNVSEEATKDLDENGMIRVGAEVKPGDILIGKITPKGESDPTPEEKLLRAIFGDKAGDVKDASLKASPSLNGVVIEKKLFARAVKDKRKRAQDKDDILQLEGIYDSKFDDLKNVLIEKLFTIVNGKTAQGIFNDLGEEVLPKGKKFTLKMLNAVDDYAHLVSGKWTTDEHTNQLVADLIHNYKIKENDLQGALRREKFTISVGDELPAGIIKLAKVYIAKKRKLKVGDKMAGRHGNKGIVARIVRQEDMPFLEDGTPVDIVLNPLGVPSRMNIGQIYETVLGWAGQKLDRKYATPIFDGATIDQINGFTDEAGIPRYGHTYLYDGGTGQRFDQPATVGVIYMLKLGHMVDDKMHARSIGPYSLITQQPLGGKAQFGGQRFGEMEVWALEAYGASSTLREILTVKSDDVIGRAKTYESIVKGEPMPDPGLPESFNVLMHELKGLGLDIRLEE; encoded by the coding sequence ATGTTATCAACACAAGCTGAAAGATTAAATTTCTCGTCTATTGTAAATAGAACAGAATATCCAGATTTCTTGGATATTCAGATTAAATCCTTCCAGGATTTTTTCCAATTAGAAACAAAATCTGAAGAAAGAGGTGATGAAGGTCTTTATAACACCTTCATGGAAAACTTCCCTATTACAGATTCTCGTAATCAATTTGTTTTAGAATTTTTAGATTACTTCGTAGATCCACCAAGATATGCTATTGATGAGTGTATTGAAAGAGGGCTTACATACAGCGTTCCGCTAAAAGCAAGGTTAAAGTTATATTGTACAGACCCTGAACATGAGGATTTCGAGACCATTGTTCAAGATGTGTATTTAGGAACTATACCTTACATGACACCTAGTGGTACATTTTGTATTAATGGTGCAGAACGTGTAGTAGTCTCTCAATTACACCGTTCACCAGGCGTATTCTTTGGTCAATCTTTCCATGCAAATGGAACAAAATTATATTCAGCTAGGGTTATACCTTTCAAAGGTTCTTGGATTGAATTTGCTACAGATATTAACCAGGTAATGTATGCTTACATTGACAGAAAGAAAAAGTTACCTGTTACAACATTGTTTAGAGCTATTGGTTTTGAACGAGATAAAGATATCTTAGAGATTTTTGATCTTGCAGAAGAAGTAAAAGTATCTAAATCTGGATTAAAGAAGTATTTAGGAAGAAAATTAGCAGCACGTGTACTAAACACATGGCATGAGGATTTTGTTGATGAAGATACAGGAGAAGTAGTATCTATTGAGCGTAATGAAATTGTGCTTGATCGTGATACTATTTTAGATAAAGAAAATGTTGAAGAAATTATTGGAGCAGATGTAAAAACGATTCTTTTACATAAAGAAAGTGCTGAACAAGGCGATTATGCTATTATTCACAACACGCTTCAAAAAGATCCAACAAACTCAGAAAAAGAGGCTGTTGAGCATATCTATAGACAATTACGTAATGCTGAACCGCCAGATGAGGAAACAGCACGTGGAATTATAGATAAATTATTCTTTAGCGACCAACGTTACTCTTTAGGAGAAGTTGGACGTTACAGAATGAATAAGAAATTACAGTTAGATATTGGAATGGATAAGCAAGTGCTTACTAAAGAAGATATCATTACTATTATAAAATATTTAATCGAGCTTATCAACTCTAAAGCAGAGATTGATGATATTGATCACTTATCTAACCGTCGTGTACGTACAGTTGGTGAACAATTATCACAACAATTTGGTGTTGGTTTAGCGCGTATGGCACGTACTATTCGTGAGCGTATGAACGTTCGTGATAACGAGGTTTTTACACCAATAGATTTAATTAATGCTAAGACTTTATCGTCTGTAATTAATTCATTCTTTGGTACAAACCAATTATCTCAGTTTATGGATCAAACAAATCCATTAGCTGAAATAACGCACAAACGTCGTTTATCTGCATTAGGGCCAGGAGGTTTATCTCGTGAGAGAGCAGGTTTCGAGGTTCGTGATGTACACTATACACATTATGGACGTTTATGTCCTATTGAAACACCAGAGGGACCAAACATTGGTTTAATTTCTTCACTTTCAGTATATGCTAAAGTGAATTCTATGGGGTTCATTGAAACACCTTATAGAAAAGTAACAGAAGGTGTTGTTGATATTGGAAATGAACCAACGTATTTAAGTGCTGAAGAAGAAGAAGAGAAATTAATTGCACAAGCAACTGTAGAAGTTGATGATGATGGTAAGATTTTACACGATAAGGTAATTGCTAGAATGGAAGGAGACTTTCCTGTAATTGATCCTAATGAATTACATTATACAGACGTAGCACCAAATCAAATTTCATCAATTTCAGCATCTCTAATTCCTTTCTTAGAACATGATGATGCGAATAGAGCCTTGATGGGATCTAACATGATGCGTCAAGCAGTTCCATTATTGAGAGTAGATGCACCTATTGTTGGTACTGGATTAGAGCGTCAAGTAGCTTCAGATTCTCGTGTATTAATTAATGCGGAAGGAAATGGAGAAGTGCTTTATGTCGATGCAAACGAAATAAAAATTAAATACGATCGTACTGAAGATGAAGCTAAAGTAAGTTTTGATAGCGATATTAAAGTTTACCAATTAGTAAAATTCAGAAAGACAAATCAAGGAACCTCTATCAACCTAAAACCAATTGTGGTTAAAGGAGATATTGTAACTAAAGGTCAGGTTTTATGTGAAGGTTATGCGACTCAAAAAGGAGAGTTAGCATTAGGTAGAAATATGAAAGTAGCCTTTATGCCTTGGAAAGGGTATAACTTTGAGGATGCGATTGTAATTTCAGAAAAAGTAGTACGTGAAGATATCTTTACATCTATTCATATTGATGAGTATTCATTAGAAGTTAGAGATACAAAATTGGGTAACGAAGAGTTAACTAATGATATCCCTAACGTTTCAGAAGAAGCTACTAAAGATTTAGATGAAAACGGAATGATTCGCGTAGGTGCAGAAGTGAAACCTGGTGATATTCTTATTGGTAAGATTACGCCAAAAGGTGAATCTGATCCAACTCCGGAAGAAAAATTATTACGTGCTATCTTTGGTGATAAAGCAGGTGATGTAAAAGATGCTTCTTTAAAAGCATCGCCATCTTTAAATGGTGTTGTCATCGAAAAGAAATTATTTGCTAGAGCAGTAAAAGATAAGCGTAAGAGAGCTCAAGATAAAGATGATATCTTACAATTAGAAGGTATTTATGATTCTAAGTTTGATGATTTAAAGAATGTTTTAATCGAAAAACTTTTCACCATAGTAAATGGCAAAACTGCCCAAGGTATCTTTAATGATTTAGGTGAAGAAGTATTACCAAAAGGTAAAAAATTCACACTTAAGATGTTAAATGCTGTTGATGATTATGCACACTTAGTATCAGGTAAATGGACAACAGATGAGCACACGAATCAACTAGTTGCAGATTTAATTCACAATTATAAGATTAAAGAAAACGATTTACAAGGAGCTTTAAGACGTGAGAAATTTACAATTTCTGTAGGAGATGAATTACCAGCAGGTATTATCAAGCTAGCTAAAGTATACATCGCTAAAAAACGTAAGCTTAAAGTAGGTGATAAAATGGCAGGACGTCACGGTAACAAAGGTATTGTTGCAAGAATCGTTCGTCAAGAAGATATGCCTTTCTTAGAAGACGGAACGCCAGTTGATATTGTATTAAATCCACTTGGTGTACCATCTCGTATGAACATCGGTCAGATATACGAAACAGTATTAGGCTGGGCTGGACAAAAACTAGATCGTAAGTATGCAACTCCTATTTTTGATGGAGCAACTATAGATCAAATCAATGGATTTACAGATGAAGCTGGAATTCCTAGATACGGACATACATATTTATATGACGGCGGAACTGGACAACGTTTCGATCAACCAGCAACAGTTGGCGTGATTTACATGTTGAAACTAGGACACATGGTAGATGATAAAATGCACGCACGTTCTATAGGGCCTTACTCATTAATTACGCAGCAGCCATTAGGTGGTAAAGCACAGTTTGGTGGTCAGCGTTTTGGAGAGATGGAAGTTTGGGCACTTGAAGCTTATGGAGCATCAAGTACGCTACGTGAAATCTTAACGGTAAAATCTGATGATGTAATTGGTAGAGCCAAAACTTACGAAAGTATTGTTAAAGGAGAACCAATGCCAGATCCAGGACTACCTGAATCTTTCAATGTACTTATGCACGAATTGAAAGGATTAGGATTAGATATTAGATTAGAGGAATAA
- the hpf gene encoding ribosome hibernation-promoting factor, HPF/YfiA family, with the protein MKVNTQSVNFNADQKLIDFIQKRMDKLDMFYDKVIKSDVYLKVENTSEKENKIFEARVSVPGDSFVVKKQCKSFEEGADVAVSSLERQLKKRKEKLRSHL; encoded by the coding sequence ATGAAAGTAAACACCCAATCAGTTAATTTTAATGCTGACCAAAAGTTAATAGATTTTATTCAAAAGCGGATGGATAAATTAGATATGTTTTATGATAAAGTTATTAAATCAGATGTCTATTTAAAAGTAGAAAATACAAGTGAAAAAGAAAATAAAATTTTTGAAGCGAGAGTAAGTGTTCCTGGAGATAGTTTTGTAGTAAAGAAGCAATGTAAAAGTTTTGAAGAAGGTGCAGATGTCGCAGTATCATCGTTAGAAAGGCAACTAAAAAAGAGAAAAGAAAAATTAAGATCACATTTATAG
- a CDS encoding tyrosine-type recombinase/integrase has translation MPLEPFIDYLLLEKNYSTLTVNAYQKDLEAFSEFVKVTYNTEIIKDVNYSEIRSWIVYMVEKGLSNRSINRKVSALNTYYKFLLKTGDINQNPLSKHKALKTSKKVQVPFSELEITTVLDDLNFDDDFESIRNKLIIELFYSTGIRRIELVELSLASVDIDNKMLKVLGKRNKERVVPLLDSVVKTISKYLISRNKLEGIIDVNSLFLTKKGFKIYETLVYRIINEYFSEASSKVKKSPHILRHSFATHLLNQGADLNAVKELLGHSSLAATQVYTHNSIAELKKVHVQAHPRSKK, from the coding sequence ATGCCGTTAGAACCATTCATAGACTATTTATTACTAGAAAAAAACTATTCAACATTAACAGTCAACGCATATCAAAAAGATTTAGAAGCATTTTCAGAATTTGTTAAAGTAACATATAATACAGAGATTATAAAGGATGTAAATTATTCAGAGATTAGAAGTTGGATAGTCTATATGGTGGAAAAAGGATTATCAAATAGAAGTATCAATAGAAAAGTATCTGCATTAAATACGTATTATAAGTTTCTTTTAAAAACAGGAGATATAAATCAGAATCCTTTATCAAAACATAAAGCCTTAAAAACGAGTAAAAAAGTTCAGGTACCGTTTTCGGAATTAGAAATAACAACAGTTTTAGATGATTTAAATTTTGATGATGATTTCGAAAGTATTCGTAATAAATTAATCATAGAGCTTTTCTATTCAACAGGTATTAGAAGAATAGAATTAGTGGAATTATCTCTGGCAAGTGTAGATATTGATAATAAAATGTTAAAGGTTTTAGGAAAGAGAAATAAAGAACGTGTCGTTCCGTTATTAGATTCTGTAGTTAAAACAATAAGTAAGTATTTAATTTCAAGAAATAAATTAGAAGGTATTATAGATGTTAATAGCTTGTTTTTAACGAAAAAGGGATTTAAAATTTATGAAACACTTGTTTACAGAATAATAAATGAGTATTTTAGTGAGGCATCTTCAAAGGTGAAAAAGAGTCCGCATATTTTGCGTCATTCTTTTGCAACACATTTGTTAAACCAAGGTGCTGATTTAAATGCTGTTAAAGAACTTTTAGGACATTCAAGTTTAGCTGCCACACAAGTTTATACACATAATAGTATAGCTGAATTAAAAAAAGTGCATGTACAAGCACACCCTAGAAGTAAAAAATAG
- the secE gene encoding preprotein translocase subunit SecE has protein sequence MAGIVNYVKESFGELKNNVSWPSWAEAQSLTVLVAVFSIIFSLAIWGVDTVFSKVVSYYFELIN, from the coding sequence ATGGCTGGAATTGTAAATTACGTAAAAGAATCATTTGGAGAACTTAAAAATAATGTGAGTTGGCCATCGTGGGCTGAAGCGCAAAGTTTAACAGTTTTAGTTGCTGTGTTTTCAATTATATTTTCCTTAGCAATTTGGGGAGTAGATACAGTATTTAGTAAAGTTGTTAGCTATTACTTTGAGTTAATTAATTAA
- the rplL gene encoding 50S ribosomal protein L7/L12, with protein MADLKDFAEQLVNLTVKEVNELATILKDEYGIEPAAAAVAVAAGGAAAGGDAAEEQTEFDVILKAAGGSKLAVVKLVKELTGLGLKEAKGLVDEAPSAIKEGVSKDEAEGLKASLEEAGAEVELK; from the coding sequence ATGGCAGATTTAAAAGATTTCGCAGAACAATTAGTTAACTTAACAGTAAAAGAAGTAAATGAGTTAGCTACTATATTAAAAGATGAGTATGGTATCGAGCCTGCTGCTGCAGCTGTTGCTGTTGCTGCTGGAGGTGCTGCTGCAGGTGGAGACGCCGCAGAAGAGCAAACTGAATTTGATGTTATTTTAAAAGCAGCTGGTGGTTCTAAATTAGCTGTTGTTAAATTGGTTAAAGAATTAACTGGTTTAGGATTAAAAGAAGCTAAAGGTTTAGTTGATGAAGCACCAAGTGCTATCAAAGAAGGCGTATCTAAAGATGAAGCAGAAGGTTTAAAAGCATCATTAGAAGAAGCAGGAGCTGAGGTTGAGCTTAAGTAA
- the tuf gene encoding elongation factor Tu: protein MAKATFDRSKPHLNIGTIGHVDHGKTTLTAAITKVLADAGLSEAKDFDQIDNAPEEKERGITINTSHVEYATKNRHYAHVDCPGHADYVKNMVTGAAQMDGAILVVAATDGPMPQTREHILLGRQVGIPRIVVFMNKVDMVDDEELLELVDMEIRDLLSFYEYDGDNGPVIAGSALGALNGEQKWVDTVMELMEACDSWIEEPLREVDKDFLMPIEDVFSITGRGTVATGRIETGIANTGDPVEIIGMGAEKLTSTITGIEMFRQILDRGEAGDNAGILLRGIEKSQISRGMVICKPGSVTPHAKFKAEVYILKKEEGGRHTPFHNNYRPQFYVRTTDVTGNIALPDGVEMVMPGDNLTITVELINTIAMNVGLRFAIREGGRTVGAGQVTEILD from the coding sequence ATGGCAAAGGCAACTTTCGATCGTTCAAAACCGCACTTAAATATAGGTACAATTGGACACGTAGATCACGGTAAAACAACTTTAACTGCTGCTATTACTAAAGTATTAGCTGATGCAGGTTTATCAGAAGCAAAAGATTTCGATCAAATCGATAACGCTCCTGAAGAAAAAGAAAGAGGTATAACAATTAATACATCACACGTAGAATACGCAACAAAAAATCGTCATTACGCTCACGTTGACTGTCCAGGTCACGCCGATTACGTAAAGAACATGGTAACTGGTGCAGCTCAAATGGATGGTGCTATATTAGTTGTTGCAGCAACAGATGGTCCAATGCCACAAACACGTGAGCACATCTTATTAGGACGTCAGGTAGGTATTCCTCGTATCGTTGTATTCATGAATAAAGTGGATATGGTTGATGATGAAGAATTACTTGAATTAGTAGATATGGAAATCAGAGATTTATTATCTTTCTATGAGTACGATGGAGATAATGGTCCTGTAATTGCTGGTTCTGCTTTAGGTGCACTTAACGGTGAGCAAAAATGGGTTGATACAGTAATGGAGTTAATGGAGGCTTGTGATTCTTGGATTGAAGAGCCATTAAGAGAGGTTGATAAAGATTTCTTAATGCCAATTGAAGATGTATTCTCAATTACTGGTCGTGGAACTGTTGCAACTGGTCGTATCGAAACTGGTATAGCTAACACTGGAGATCCTGTAGAGATCATTGGTATGGGTGCTGAGAAATTAACATCTACTATTACAGGTATCGAAATGTTCCGTCAAATATTAGATAGAGGTGAAGCTGGTGATAATGCAGGTATCTTATTAAGAGGTATTGAGAAATCTCAAATCTCTAGAGGTATGGTAATCTGTAAGCCAGGTTCTGTAACGCCACATGCTAAATTTAAAGCTGAGGTTTATATTCTTAAAAAAGAAGAAGGTGGACGTCACACACCATTCCATAATAACTACCGTCCACAGTTCTACGTTCGTACAACTGATGTAACTGGAAACATAGCGCTTCCTGATGGAGTAGAAATGGTAATGCCTGGAGATAACTTAACAATTACTGTTGAGTTGATTAACACTATTGCAATGAATGTTGGTCTGCGTTTCGCGATTCGTGAAGGTGGTAGAACAGTTGGAGCAGGTCAGGTAACTGAGATTTTAGACTAA